A window of Metabacillus sp. B2-18 contains these coding sequences:
- a CDS encoding Ger(x)C family spore germination protein: MTILKLRRFFLISILTLFSLVLSGCWNIKEIQDIYYVAALGIDYKDEKYIAYVQLLDFSNVARLEGARPDKQPPIWIGRGEGITMTEALNQLYKDAQQRLFWGHVSTLILSNKLLEQDIKSSIDFINRYREIRYNIQFYATNESIEDVLKTKSFFTLSGLSTILHEPNESYKQRSYIQPIQFFQFIRDSNPVGQTAFIPSIKISTENWKEEDKKAPLLRNDGAVFIRNNHLQGWLSESDLNGLRWIDEKTVRSPLWIVEDDQPVVSIVLEKPKVRITPVITNEQVRYKINVSLQAGINEKLKEISENKLVANTEKIIRAEILNTFEKGVEINSDVYRLGEILYRENPQRWNQEIKEKPFFLNKDSIEHINIQVNLVNSGKLKYQEGHY, encoded by the coding sequence GTGACAATCCTGAAACTACGTAGGTTCTTTTTAATTAGCATACTAACTCTCTTTAGTCTGGTATTATCGGGATGTTGGAATATCAAAGAAATACAAGATATTTACTATGTTGCAGCACTTGGAATTGACTATAAAGATGAAAAATATATAGCTTATGTTCAATTACTGGACTTTTCTAATGTGGCTAGACTAGAAGGTGCTAGACCTGATAAACAACCACCGATTTGGATTGGGAGAGGTGAGGGAATTACGATGACAGAAGCGTTAAATCAATTATACAAGGACGCACAACAAAGACTTTTTTGGGGACATGTGTCTACATTGATTTTGAGTAATAAATTACTTGAGCAAGATATCAAATCCTCTATTGATTTTATAAATCGATATAGAGAAATACGTTATAATATCCAATTTTATGCTACAAATGAATCCATTGAAGACGTACTTAAAACAAAATCATTTTTCACTTTATCTGGACTCTCGACGATTCTTCACGAACCAAATGAAAGTTATAAGCAAAGATCCTACATACAACCCATTCAATTTTTCCAATTTATTCGAGATAGCAATCCTGTTGGACAAACAGCTTTCATTCCTTCAATAAAAATATCCACTGAAAATTGGAAAGAGGAAGATAAAAAAGCACCATTGTTAAGAAATGACGGCGCTGTCTTTATAAGAAATAACCATCTACAAGGATGGCTTTCTGAATCTGATTTAAACGGTCTAAGATGGATAGATGAAAAAACTGTTCGATCTCCTTTGTGGATAGTTGAAGATGATCAACCGGTTGTTTCTATAGTATTAGAAAAACCAAAGGTGAGGATAACTCCAGTTATTACTAACGAACAAGTGAGATATAAAATTAACGTATCCTTACAAGCCGGAATAAACGAAAAGTTAAAAGAAATTAGTGAAAACAAGTTAGTTGCTAACACTGAAAAAATAATAAGAGCTGAGATTTTAAATACTTTTGAAAAAGGAGTGGAGATAAATTCAGACGTTTATAGGTTAGGTGAAATATTATATCGGGAGAACCCTCAGAGATGGAATCAAGAGATAAAAGAAAAGCCATTTTTTTTAAATAAGGATAGTATCGAGCATATCAACATACAAGTTAATTTAGTGAACTCAGGAAAATTGAAATACCAAGAAGGTCATTATTAG
- a CDS encoding AraC family transcriptional regulator — translation MNHALNFIENKEIDYKETAKVAKFSEFHFSRMFSSISGVSLSKYIRRRRLTLAAFEIQKSEIRIIDVAVKYGYVSSDTFSRAFQKMHGVTPSNAHNRGVQLKAFPRISFQITIKGDTEMDYRIENLDFELRIVGKSKPVKTSRAFKTIPTLWNTAKKDGFMQELVAMSWENPKCTLESLLGVCGKEAAITDEEFSYFMGVRYDGESPENMETLIIPASTWAVFPNIVDAWKRLYTEWVPNSEYELANLPCIECYYGPKHKPRHELWVPVIPK, via the coding sequence ATGAACCATGCGTTAAACTTCATTGAAAATAAAGAAATAGACTACAAAGAAACTGCAAAAGTAGCTAAATTTTCCGAGTTTCACTTTTCAAGAATGTTCTCTTCAATCTCAGGTGTATCGCTCTCAAAATATATTAGACGTAGACGGTTAACACTCGCAGCATTTGAAATTCAAAAAAGTGAAATTCGGATCATCGATGTGGCAGTTAAATATGGTTATGTTTCTTCTGATACTTTCTCACGTGCTTTTCAAAAAATGCATGGAGTAACCCCTTCCAATGCTCATAATAGAGGGGTACAGTTAAAAGCCTTTCCCAGAATATCCTTTCAAATTACTATTAAAGGAGATACCGAGATGGATTACAGAATTGAAAACCTTGATTTTGAATTAAGAATTGTAGGAAAAAGTAAGCCAGTAAAAACAAGCAGAGCATTTAAAACAATCCCTACGCTTTGGAACACCGCGAAAAAAGATGGATTTATGCAAGAACTAGTAGCTATGTCATGGGAAAATCCAAAATGCACGCTTGAAAGCCTTCTGGGGGTTTGCGGAAAAGAAGCCGCCATAACAGATGAAGAATTTTCCTATTTCATGGGCGTAAGATACGATGGGGAATCCCCTGAAAATATGGAGACGCTTATTATACCCGCAAGTACATGGGCAGTATTTCCGAACATAGTAGATGCATGGAAACGTTTATATACCGAGTGGGTTCCTAACTCCGAGTATGAACTTGCAAATTTACCTTGTATAGAATGTTATTACGGTCCGAAGCATAAACCAAGACACGAACTCTGGGTCCCTGTTATCCCGAAGTAA
- a CDS encoding cell wall hydrolase: protein MPRVKYTESDVALMARMMRAEAEGEGRLGMLLVGNVIVNRLKADCLDFLNLRSIRDVIFQVQGGNYSFEAVQKGNVFYQRARDVEKRLARKALDYWREHPSKYALWYFNPYGKCPPTWYAQPLAGQYKQHCYYEPQANTCESVYRW, encoded by the coding sequence GTGCCACGAGTAAAATATACCGAAAGTGATGTTGCATTGATGGCAAGGATGATGAGAGCAGAAGCTGAAGGAGAAGGACGACTAGGGATGCTTTTGGTTGGTAATGTCATTGTAAACCGACTAAAAGCAGATTGTTTAGATTTTTTAAATTTAAGGTCAATAAGGGACGTGATTTTTCAAGTACAAGGAGGAAATTATTCTTTTGAAGCAGTACAAAAAGGGAATGTTTTTTATCAACGTGCAAGAGATGTCGAAAAAAGATTAGCACGAAAAGCATTAGATTATTGGAGAGAGCATCCTTCTAAATATGCTCTTTGGTATTTCAATCCATATGGTAAATGCCCACCTACTTGGTACGCTCAACCATTAGCAGGTCAATATAAACAACATTGTTATTATGAACCCCAAGCTAATACATGCGAAAGCGTTTATAGATGGTAA
- a CDS encoding DUF421 domain-containing protein — MEEVNIGLLTIKVIVGFATLFFIIIITGRTSISQLTPFHLVFVLVLGDFLGNTIYEDKVRTFHFLYAIGLWTFLMLVIEFMTLKNKSIRSLLLGDPNIIIRDGVMDRKLLKKNKLDVNQVLSILRQNNVFSVREVKYGILEANGQISLLLKSKYQKPDKQDLNLPESSVDLPTSLIIDGEILWDNLHELGFDQQWLDNQLTNNGYDNVKRILYADWRESEGIHVSPK; from the coding sequence TTGGAAGAAGTTAATATTGGTTTACTGACGATCAAAGTCATCGTTGGTTTTGCCACTTTATTTTTTATCATTATCATAACAGGCAGAACATCCATCTCTCAGTTAACCCCGTTTCACTTAGTTTTTGTGTTAGTACTTGGAGATTTTTTAGGAAATACCATTTATGAAGATAAGGTAAGGACTTTTCACTTTTTATATGCCATCGGATTGTGGACATTTCTTATGTTGGTGATAGAGTTTATGACTCTAAAAAATAAATCGATACGTTCTCTCTTATTAGGCGATCCTAACATCATCATTCGGGATGGTGTCATGGATCGAAAGTTACTTAAAAAGAACAAATTGGATGTAAATCAAGTTTTGAGTATACTTCGACAAAATAATGTTTTTTCAGTTCGCGAAGTCAAATACGGTATATTGGAAGCTAATGGGCAAATAAGTTTATTATTAAAATCTAAGTATCAAAAACCAGACAAGCAAGATCTCAATCTTCCAGAAAGTTCAGTAGATCTCCCAACATCGTTAATTATAGATGGGGAAATATTATGGGATAATTTACATGAACTCGGATTTGATCAACAGTGGTTAGATAACCAATTAACTAACAATGGATATGATAATGTAAAGCGTATACTTTACGCAGATTGGAGAGAGAGTGAAGGCATACATGTAAGTCCTAAATAA
- a CDS encoding endospore germination permease, with the protein MDQNKASFSTIFVLSMMSIGLMNHVMVIPMLLSTAKRDSWISVLISGVLFLGWLVFLQVIIKKTNYSHLFTWMKDRVGKGVAWGLSSVAYVFILLLIGVTLKDMIVWTVTSYFPQSPVFILAIVFLIICFFAATSSFATLSIISGFLLVFVIALGFFVMSLNIPHKDYAQIFPILEHGLNPVLKGVIYSSGSLMEVSLILFLQHKLKPNIKVRSLLFLGIILIGLTLGPLLGSIAIFGPEEAANQRYPAYEEWRLLKIGKYIEHVDFFSIYQWLSGGFIRISLGLFIIGQLFPFENDKNRHLLIGFSSLITLLMVLLPISDMQFVRFLQNIYFYLSLLFLIIFSLSIGLLAFLKEKRGDNS; encoded by the coding sequence ATGGATCAAAATAAAGCAAGTTTTTCTACTATATTTGTTCTCTCTATGATGAGTATAGGATTAATGAACCATGTAATGGTGATACCCATGTTACTAAGCACAGCAAAGAGGGATTCTTGGATATCTGTACTAATTTCAGGAGTTTTATTTTTGGGGTGGCTTGTTTTTCTACAAGTAATTATTAAAAAAACAAATTACTCCCATTTATTTACTTGGATGAAGGACCGAGTTGGTAAAGGTGTTGCTTGGGGTCTTTCTTCGGTTGCCTATGTTTTTATCCTTTTATTAATTGGAGTTACCTTAAAGGATATGATTGTTTGGACAGTTACTTCCTATTTCCCTCAAAGTCCAGTTTTCATCTTAGCCATAGTTTTTCTAATCATTTGTTTTTTTGCTGCGACATCTAGCTTTGCTACCCTATCTATTATTTCAGGTTTTTTACTTGTTTTTGTTATTGCTTTAGGTTTTTTTGTCATGAGCCTAAATATTCCTCATAAGGATTACGCTCAAATATTCCCTATATTAGAACATGGTTTGAATCCTGTTTTGAAAGGCGTAATCTATAGTTCAGGTTCTCTAATGGAAGTTTCACTTATACTTTTCTTACAACACAAATTAAAACCCAACATTAAGGTTCGAAGTTTACTTTTTCTCGGAATTATCTTAATAGGGTTAACCCTAGGTCCCTTGTTAGGTTCAATTGCTATTTTTGGTCCAGAAGAGGCTGCTAATCAGAGGTATCCGGCATACGAGGAATGGCGATTATTAAAAATTGGTAAATATATTGAACATGTAGATTTTTTTTCTATTTATCAATGGCTGTCAGGTGGATTTATAAGAATAAGTTTAGGTTTGTTTATAATTGGACAGCTATTTCCATTTGAGAACGATAAGAATAGACATTTATTAATAGGGTTTAGCTCACTAATTACATTGTTGATGGTTCTTCTACCTATTAGTGATATGCAATTTGTTCGCTTTTTGCAAAATATATATTTTTATTTATCGCTTCTATTTTTAATTATCTTTTCTTTAAGCATTGGGTTATTAGCCTTTTTAAAAGAGAAAAGGGGAGATAATTCTTGA
- a CDS encoding spore germination protein, whose translation MEWNQDDLEWTPLKVETGLNSISLEIFDGNLVIYFPEFSAFFSVSASNKPNRSTEQSNYEVSVRGPRDNFTEDISTNIALIRKRLRSPTLSYQTYTIGTRTQTKVGLLYLEDVVNTEMLDTIRERLSNVEIDGIISSTQLQEMVSKQSLSIFPLSADTSRPDFAVECLLQGRIIIVVDGSPLVIIAPVTITFLIKAAEDSHFNYLPISLARFYRWVGFLLAVYLPGFWMALLAYHQDQIPFPLLATVTVARSGLPFPAPLELMIVLFLFEMFREAGQRLPSPLGQTLSVVGGLIIGDAAIRSGFISPSVIVITALSAISGYTLVNQILASSISILRGFVLVCSIFMGLYGFMLGGFMIVIYMARLRSFGIPYLALVFPKSSSDLFKALFRLPWKSYRERVSYVRTRDSTKTDEGE comes from the coding sequence GTGGAATGGAATCAAGATGACCTGGAATGGACACCTTTAAAGGTGGAAACAGGGTTAAATTCCATCTCTTTAGAGATCTTCGATGGTAATTTAGTCATTTATTTTCCGGAATTTAGCGCTTTTTTTTCTGTTAGTGCATCCAATAAACCAAACCGTTCAACTGAACAATCCAATTACGAGGTATCTGTTCGTGGCCCAAGAGATAATTTCACAGAGGATATCTCAACAAATATTGCACTAATTCGAAAAAGACTAAGGTCGCCAACGCTATCTTATCAAACTTATACGATAGGAACAAGAACTCAAACTAAGGTGGGATTATTATATCTAGAAGATGTGGTTAATACGGAGATGCTAGATACTATTCGGGAACGATTATCTAATGTTGAGATTGATGGAATTATTAGTTCAACTCAATTGCAGGAGATGGTGTCCAAACAATCACTTTCTATTTTCCCACTTTCTGCTGATACATCCAGACCTGACTTTGCAGTTGAATGTTTATTACAAGGTAGAATAATCATAGTAGTAGATGGCTCACCATTAGTCATTATTGCTCCTGTAACCATTACTTTTTTGATTAAAGCAGCAGAGGATTCACATTTTAATTATTTACCCATTTCATTAGCTCGATTTTATAGATGGGTGGGATTTCTTTTAGCTGTCTACTTACCCGGGTTTTGGATGGCACTACTTGCATACCATCAAGATCAAATTCCATTTCCTCTTCTTGCGACTGTAACTGTTGCAAGATCGGGGTTGCCATTTCCTGCACCATTAGAACTTATGATCGTTTTATTCCTGTTTGAAATGTTCCGTGAAGCTGGTCAAAGATTACCTTCCCCTCTTGGACAAACTCTCTCTGTCGTTGGAGGACTCATTATTGGAGACGCTGCAATTCGGTCGGGTTTTATTTCTCCTTCGGTCATCGTTATTACGGCTCTTTCTGCCATCTCAGGGTATACACTAGTGAACCAAATATTAGCAAGTTCAATATCCATTCTTAGAGGATTTGTTCTTGTTTGCTCGATTTTTATGGGTTTATACGGTTTTATGCTTGGAGGATTTATGATTGTCATTTATATGGCAAGGTTACGTTCTTTCGGAATCCCTTACTTAGCTTTAGTATTTCCGAAGTCTAGTTCAGATCTTTTCAAGGCGCTATTTCGGTTACCATGGAAAAGTTATAGAGAACGTGTTAGTTATGTTCGTACGCGGGATAGTACAAAGACGGATGAAGGGGAGTGA
- a CDS encoding CBO0543 family protein produces MISIDNIFDKEIRLLEDKLYLLELNNWLKNEFLTWEWWILVGFLVVPWIIWSKLVKRDIILEILLFGTIIIITTTLLDVVGAQYSFWDYPIAFLPIIPRAFPFDFSMVPVAYMLLYQYFRTWKSFILAQIIMALTYAFIGEPFCEWVKLVNYLEWRYRYSFIYYIIVGIVTRALILKLASLSKPQDLTTK; encoded by the coding sequence ATGATATCAATAGATAATATATTTGATAAGGAAATACGTTTATTAGAGGATAAACTGTACCTTTTAGAATTAAATAATTGGCTAAAGAATGAATTTTTAACTTGGGAATGGTGGATATTAGTTGGTTTTTTAGTTGTACCTTGGATTATATGGTCTAAACTCGTTAAACGAGACATTATTTTAGAAATTTTGTTGTTTGGTACCATAATTATCATAACAACAACCTTATTAGATGTAGTTGGTGCACAATACAGTTTTTGGGATTACCCCATTGCATTCCTACCTATTATTCCTCGGGCCTTTCCTTTTGATTTTTCAATGGTACCTGTAGCTTACATGTTGTTATATCAATATTTTAGAACATGGAAATCTTTTATTTTAGCCCAGATCATTATGGCACTAACATATGCCTTTATAGGTGAACCCTTTTGCGAGTGGGTCAAACTTGTTAATTATTTAGAGTGGAGATACAGATATTCATTCATATATTACATCATTGTTGGAATTGTAACTCGAGCTTTAATACTAAAACTAGCCTCTTTATCTAAACCTCAAGATCTTACAACTAAGTAA
- a CDS encoding DUF421 domain-containing protein, which translates to MSIFLVKVIFIYIVFIVAVKILGKSALARLTPHDFGAILFLSYLAFGSIKVNGVMEGIIGIIVITCIHLFISKLSLLNKLNPFIIGKPTILIKHGKIIYRNLKESRYPLPELLSNLRTSGYPDIHDIEYAILEATGEISIFPRKELVPITPKDLHMKVEYRGLPIAVVIEGKVQKRNLKLINKNEKWLKEELKAKGYLQIKDIFYAAVRDTDHSLTINKKDVND; encoded by the coding sequence GTGTCTATTTTTTTAGTTAAAGTTATTTTTATCTATATTGTGTTTATTGTAGCAGTAAAAATTTTAGGGAAATCAGCTCTAGCCCGACTTACCCCTCATGATTTTGGAGCGATTCTTTTTTTATCTTATTTAGCTTTTGGTTCTATTAAAGTAAACGGAGTGATGGAGGGGATTATTGGAATCATTGTAATAACATGCATTCATCTATTTATATCAAAGTTAAGTTTATTAAATAAGTTAAACCCTTTTATTATCGGAAAACCGACTATTCTAATTAAACACGGGAAAATTATCTATCGAAATTTAAAGGAAAGTAGATATCCTTTACCTGAGCTGTTGTCTAATTTAAGAACATCAGGATATCCGGATATTCACGATATTGAATATGCGATTTTGGAAGCAACAGGTGAAATTAGCATTTTTCCAAGAAAAGAATTAGTTCCTATTACTCCAAAAGATTTACATATGAAAGTGGAATACCGCGGATTACCCATAGCCGTTGTCATTGAAGGGAAAGTGCAAAAGCGTAATTTAAAATTAATCAACAAAAATGAAAAGTGGTTAAAGGAAGAACTAAAGGCAAAGGGATATCTTCAAATCAAAGATATTTTTTATGCTGCTGTTAGAGATACCGATCATTCATTAACCATTAACAAAAAAGATGTTAACGACTAA
- a CDS encoding phospholipase D-like domain-containing protein, with product MEWIFYLYLLNTFFILFIAIWEVRRPAKALNWIIIVLFLPVIGFWLYLSISNPKFIHRKRLTCSKNESNKLPETFGASASVIANALRHFTVNGLRMGQVQVFNNGIAKYDQLLVSLQKAQKTIDLEYFIYRNDQIGNRITELLIEKALNGVQVRFMRDSLGSYKFPREKIRQMVEAGIECRTIFPLRFPWILSNWNYRDHCKIVTIDRKESFTGGMNVGYEYTGLKPDVGFWRDTHLQIIGEATGDLQTVFDVHWEIAVPERIKSKTNLKTKSEVTKINSIGRADHSKWSAELGSELSTLDDKEMDISGKTRTLHKAYIHTLEGNPGIPTPVIRQAYFICITQATKTIDLTTPYFVPETDIIMALKTAVTRGVRVRLLVPRHNNQKIVGLASRTYYGELIEAGVQIYQYDKGMIHAKVLTIDEEIAAVGSANYDMRSFRLNYEVCQVVYSADVARELTEQFERDLTDSVPLRIEDLLQRSLTERIVEQGSRLLSPLL from the coding sequence TTGGAGTGGATTTTTTATCTATACCTGTTAAATACGTTCTTTATCTTATTCATAGCAATTTGGGAAGTTCGTCGGCCTGCCAAGGCTTTGAATTGGATAATAATCGTCCTTTTTTTACCTGTCATTGGTTTCTGGCTATATCTTAGCATATCAAACCCTAAGTTTATTCATCGAAAAAGATTGACCTGTTCTAAAAATGAATCTAACAAATTACCTGAGACATTCGGTGCTTCAGCATCGGTAATTGCCAATGCTTTACGGCATTTCACTGTGAATGGGCTTCGAATGGGCCAAGTCCAAGTGTTTAACAATGGGATAGCAAAATATGATCAACTCCTTGTATCCCTGCAAAAAGCCCAAAAAACCATTGATCTGGAATATTTCATCTATCGGAACGACCAAATTGGTAATCGAATCACAGAACTGCTAATCGAAAAAGCATTAAATGGAGTGCAGGTTCGTTTTATGAGAGATAGCTTGGGGAGTTATAAATTCCCGCGTGAAAAAATCCGGCAGATGGTGGAAGCAGGGATAGAATGCAGGACAATATTTCCTCTGCGATTTCCCTGGATTTTGTCCAATTGGAATTATCGGGATCATTGTAAGATTGTGACGATTGACAGAAAGGAATCCTTTACTGGCGGTATGAACGTTGGGTATGAATATACAGGATTAAAGCCAGACGTAGGATTTTGGAGGGACACTCATTTGCAAATTATAGGGGAAGCAACAGGCGACTTGCAGACTGTTTTTGATGTTCATTGGGAAATCGCTGTGCCGGAAAGGATAAAATCAAAAACAAATTTGAAAACAAAATCAGAGGTAACGAAAATCAATTCAATCGGCAGAGCAGATCATTCCAAATGGTCAGCCGAATTGGGATCAGAGTTGAGCACCCTTGATGATAAAGAAATGGACATATCCGGAAAAACTAGGACATTGCATAAAGCGTATATCCATACGTTGGAAGGAAACCCTGGAATTCCTACCCCAGTCATTCGGCAAGCTTACTTTATCTGTATAACACAGGCGACCAAGACTATTGATTTAACAACACCCTATTTTGTACCAGAAACGGATATTATCATGGCATTAAAGACAGCAGTAACTCGTGGTGTCCGTGTAAGATTGCTGGTTCCTCGCCACAATAATCAAAAAATCGTGGGTCTTGCAAGCCGTACTTATTACGGAGAACTTATAGAAGCTGGAGTTCAAATCTACCAGTACGACAAAGGAATGATACATGCGAAGGTGTTGACCATCGATGAGGAGATTGCTGCCGTAGGCTCAGCAAACTATGATATGAGAAGTTTTCGCCTGAATTATGAAGTGTGTCAAGTCGTGTACAGTGCTGATGTGGCAAGGGAACTCACAGAGCAGTTCGAGAGGGATCTTACTGATTCTGTACCATTAAGAATTGAAGACTTGTTGCAACGATCCCTGACCGAGCGCATTGTTGAACAGGGTTCTCGCCTGCTCTCTCCATTATTATGA
- a CDS encoding IS1182 family transposase, which yields MLTKNTQMNREQLEMITLEQLVPKNHLVRKVEAAIDFSFIYPLVQDMYSSERGRPSIDPVVLIKMAFIQYMFGIRSMRKTIEEIETNLAYRWFLGFGFHDKVPHFSTFGKNYERRFKDTDLFEQIFYRILKQATDKNLTSSEHVFIDSTHVKASANKRKFEKKVVRKETKAYQERLQEEINGDREEHGKKPFPPDKFDKEETKEIKESTTDPESGYYVKDERTKQFAYSFHAAADRHGFVLGTIVTPGNVHDSTMLEPLLEKVIEKTGKPLAVAADAGYKTPAIAQYLIENKIRPALPYTRPRTKEGFFKKSDFVYDEHFDTYLCPGDQELPYSTTTKEGYRQYFSNPTQCKGCKYLSQCTQSKNHQKLIQRHVWEGYLEEAEHLRHTEENKIIYAKRKETVERVFADAKEKHGMRWTNLRGLKKLSMQAMLTFGAMNLKKLANWTWESPKMV from the coding sequence ATGCTTACGAAAAATACACAGATGAATCGAGAACAGTTAGAAATGATTACTCTTGAACAACTCGTTCCGAAAAACCACTTGGTTCGAAAAGTGGAAGCCGCTATTGATTTCTCATTTATCTACCCACTTGTTCAAGATATGTATTCAAGTGAAAGAGGACGTCCAAGTATCGATCCTGTTGTATTAATCAAAATGGCATTTATTCAATACATGTTTGGTATTCGTTCCATGCGTAAAACAATAGAAGAAATTGAAACAAATCTAGCGTATCGTTGGTTTCTTGGATTTGGTTTTCATGATAAAGTCCCTCATTTTTCTACCTTCGGTAAAAACTATGAACGTCGATTTAAAGACACGGACTTATTTGAACAAATCTTCTATCGAATCTTAAAGCAAGCAACTGATAAGAATCTCACTAGTAGTGAACATGTATTTATTGATTCTACCCATGTAAAAGCTAGTGCGAATAAGCGTAAATTTGAGAAAAAGGTTGTCCGTAAAGAAACGAAAGCCTACCAAGAACGCCTTCAAGAGGAAATCAATGGAGATCGTGAAGAACATGGAAAAAAGCCTTTTCCACCTGACAAATTTGATAAAGAAGAAACAAAGGAAATAAAAGAAAGTACTACGGATCCAGAGAGTGGTTATTACGTTAAAGATGAGAGAACTAAACAATTCGCCTATTCTTTTCATGCAGCTGCTGACCGACACGGGTTTGTTTTAGGTACGATTGTCACACCTGGTAATGTTCACGATAGTACAATGTTAGAGCCTCTTCTTGAAAAGGTGATTGAGAAAACAGGGAAACCTCTTGCTGTTGCTGCTGATGCTGGATATAAAACGCCGGCTATTGCCCAATACTTGATTGAAAATAAGATTCGTCCTGCTTTACCATATACGCGACCACGAACAAAGGAAGGTTTTTTCAAGAAATCAGACTTTGTTTATGATGAGCATTTTGATACATACCTATGTCCGGGGGATCAAGAATTACCATATAGCACGACTACGAAGGAAGGTTACCGTCAGTATTTCTCTAATCCTACTCAGTGTAAAGGATGTAAATATCTATCCCAATGTACTCAAAGTAAAAATCATCAGAAACTGATTCAGCGTCATGTTTGGGAAGGGTACTTAGAAGAAGCTGAACACCTTCGTCATACGGAAGAAAATAAAATCATTTATGCCAAACGTAAAGAAACGGTTGAACGTGTATTTGCAGATGCAAAAGAAAAGCATGGTATGCGATGGACAAATTTAAGGGGACTTAAAAAATTGTCTATGCAGGCGATGCTTACTTTTGGTGCTATGAATTTAAAGAAATTAGCAAACTGGACTTGGGAAAGTCCAAAAATGGTATAA
- a CDS encoding Hsp20/alpha crystallin family protein, whose protein sequence is MALTPYDPFRQLVNIRRDFDRIFSDLPFDFSGDKEHFGSIKVDVHESENEVVATCDIPGLEKKEDVNIDIENNVLSISGSINKTNETKEKNMYRKERYTGSFHRAITLPSLVSTEGVSATYKNGVLEVKMLKTTPNNKKKIDVEFH, encoded by the coding sequence ATGGCATTAACACCTTATGACCCATTTAGACAATTAGTAAATATAAGAAGAGATTTTGACCGTATCTTTTCTGACCTACCGTTTGATTTTAGTGGGGACAAAGAGCACTTTGGAAGTATTAAGGTAGATGTGCATGAAAGTGAAAATGAAGTTGTTGCAACTTGTGATATACCGGGACTTGAGAAAAAAGAAGACGTAAACATTGATATTGAAAATAATGTATTATCGATTAGCGGTTCTATAAACAAAACAAATGAAACAAAAGAAAAAAATATGTATAGAAAAGAACGTTACACAGGTAGTTTTCACCGAGCTATAACACTTCCGAGTCTTGTATCTACCGAGGGAGTATCAGCAACCTATAAAAATGGTGTATTAGAAGTAAAAATGTTAAAGACTACACCAAATAATAAAAAGAAAATTGATGTGGAATTTCATTAA